One genomic segment of Methanobrevibacter oralis includes these proteins:
- a CDS encoding NOG1 family protein has product MMIPTIPTPDELLNKGFSRGKKAADLLRDQKIPKHLKGKRIEERRVITSCQVIKDKLKSILDAVPEIEELHPFYQDYIDITVGVDDMKQSLGALNWAYGILTQLEKEYGGKIRKNPSEKATMLQKQAYGRIASVVNKIKKDLDFLDFAKANLRNMPTIDFDATTIVIAGFPNVGKSTLLRQITGADPQVANYPFTTKGIQIGHTERHWKSIQIIDTPGLLDRPVLEMNDIEMNAIVALEHLADAILFIFDGSETCGFRLDNQYNLLKQIEKIFSEIPIVYLFNKMDLVEDKEYLNQYIDNVDNTIFISAIEGEGIEKINKKIDSISKIERNIDDEDEYY; this is encoded by the coding sequence ATGATGATACCAACAATCCCTACACCTGATGAACTGTTAAACAAAGGGTTTAGCAGAGGAAAAAAAGCAGCGGATTTACTTAGAGATCAAAAAATACCTAAGCATCTAAAAGGTAAAAGAATTGAAGAAAGACGTGTGATAACTTCATGTCAAGTGATTAAAGATAAATTAAAATCAATATTAGATGCAGTTCCAGAAATTGAAGAACTACATCCATTTTATCAAGATTATATTGATATTACTGTTGGTGTAGATGATATGAAGCAATCACTTGGAGCTTTAAACTGGGCATATGGAATTTTAACACAACTTGAAAAAGAATATGGTGGAAAAATTAGGAAAAATCCGTCAGAAAAAGCTACAATGCTTCAAAAACAAGCTTATGGAAGAATTGCTTCAGTTGTAAATAAAATTAAAAAAGATCTCGATTTTCTCGATTTTGCAAAAGCCAATTTAAGAAATATGCCAACAATTGACTTTGATGCAACTACCATAGTTATTGCAGGATTTCCCAATGTAGGAAAATCAACACTTCTCCGCCAAATTACAGGAGCAGATCCGCAAGTAGCTAATTACCCATTTACAACAAAAGGAATACAAATAGGTCACACCGAAAGACATTGGAAAAGCATTCAAATTATTGATACACCAGGATTACTTGACAGACCAGTTTTAGAAATGAACGATATTGAAATGAATGCAATAGTAGCTTTAGAACATTTAGCAGATGCAATTTTATTTATTTTTGATGGATCTGAAACTTGTGGATTTCGTTTAGATAATCAATATAATCTTTTAAAACAAATTGAAAAAATTTTTAGCGAAATACCAATTGTATACCTTTTCAATAAAATGGATTTAGTTGAAGATAAAGAATATCTTAACCAATACATAGACAATGTAGATAACACAATATTTATATCAGCCATTGAAGGAGAAGGTATTGAAAAAATTAATAAAAAAATAGACAGTATTAGTAAAATTGAAAGAAATATTGATGATGAAGATGAATATTATTAA
- a CDS encoding Hsp20/alpha crystallin family protein: protein MVDNKTIKSKVEDAKEKYEETKETRKEKYEETKEKSKNFADNVMNDLYKSIDEIKENIKTVQKAADEKYTSYKQATVQNLDVDLIESDDVYYLKVAVPGIPKEDINIEAGDNDITIEATFDAYINEFAEDDSAKEIVSNLKKGKCVKTVRFESSINIEEISAKFNNGTVIINIPKLIIPKHKVNVE from the coding sequence ATGGTTGATAATAAAACAATAAAAAGCAAAGTAGAAGATGCAAAAGAAAAATACGAAGAAACAAAAGAAACAAGAAAAGAAAAATACGAAGAAACAAAAGAAAAAAGCAAAAATTTTGCAGATAATGTAATGAATGATTTATACAAAAGTATTGATGAAATTAAAGAAAATATTAAAACCGTTCAAAAAGCAGCTGATGAAAAATATACTTCCTATAAACAAGCAACTGTCCAAAACTTAGATGTTGATTTAATTGAAAGTGATGATGTATACTACTTAAAAGTAGCTGTACCAGGAATTCCAAAAGAAGATATTAACATAGAAGCTGGGGACAATGATATTACCATTGAAGCAACTTTTGATGCATACATTAATGAATTTGCAGAAGATGATAGTGCTAAAGAAATCGTGTCTAACTTGAAAAAAGGAAAATGTGTAAAAACTGTAAGATTTGAAAGTAGTATTAATATTGAAGAAATTTCTGCTAAATTTAATAATGGAACTGTAATTATTAATATACCAAAATTAATCATACCAAAACATAAAGTGAATGTAGAATAG
- a CDS encoding TIGR00296 family protein, which translates to MISESSGKYLLEIAKKAVYEYITNGKTLEIPDDCPSELHEKLGVFVTINKNNRLRGCIGYPEPIKTAIQATIDVAIAAAVNDPRFNQVGENEYDDLEFEVTVLTKPELIIIAHPNQYFEEIEIGKDGLIIQKGRSRGLLLPQVAVENAFEIEDFLEHTCMKAGISADSWLDESCDVYKFQGQIFK; encoded by the coding sequence ATGATAAGTGAGAGTAGTGGAAAATACTTATTAGAAATAGCTAAAAAAGCAGTTTATGAGTATATAACAAATGGAAAAACTTTAGAAATCCCAGATGATTGTCCTTCAGAACTCCATGAAAAATTAGGAGTTTTTGTGACAATTAATAAAAATAATCGGTTGAGAGGATGTATTGGTTATCCAGAACCTATCAAAACAGCAATTCAAGCAACAATTGATGTAGCTATTGCTGCAGCAGTAAATGATCCAAGATTTAATCAAGTAGGTGAAAATGAATATGATGATTTGGAATTTGAAGTAACAGTTCTTACAAAGCCAGAATTAATTATAATTGCTCATCCAAATCAATATTTTGAAGAAATAGAAATTGGCAAAGATGGATTGATAATTCAAAAAGGAAGATCAAGAGGTTTATTACTTCCACAAGTAGCAGTTGAAAATGCTTTTGAAATTGAAGACTTTTTAGAACATACCTGTATGAAAGCTGGAATCAGTGCTGACAGTTGGTTGGATGAAAGCTGTGATGTCTACAAATTTCAAGGACAAATATTTAAATAG
- a CDS encoding TldD/PmbA family protein encodes MEEYIDLFNKVIDKTIPQVDYIDIRAGNGDITSILMKDGIIQEINTGMSLSVRIRVLNNGAWGFAHTTDLSKLNEITKTAIKISNSLKGDEKLSEEEIIKDKIAVDVKIPFNEISIDEKKEIMKYASDSANIDKINSTTVSYGNSEVEEIFLNSEGSNIQVKTSRVRMALNASATNGEIIQFGHGSLGGVKGFEIIADADIEEFGRKIGQKAVRLLDAKAAPSGRFQVITDPELTGVLIHEALGHATEGDLILQNDSILKDKLGSKIASDIVNIYDNATLKNGFGYYPYDAEGIKTTPNQLVKDGELVSLLNSRETAAKLGMKSSGNARSSISDQPIVRMSNTYLEPGDMNFDELIEDVSDGIYLKGSRGGQVDTGKGIFQFNAVEGFKIENGELTTPLRDVSLSGNILETLKNVDALGNDFKLSVGYCGKDGQTAPVGDGGPHTRILNTMVGGMG; translated from the coding sequence ATGGAAGAATATATTGACTTATTTAACAAAGTTATTGACAAAACAATCCCTCAAGTAGATTACATCGATATTAGAGCAGGAAATGGTGATATAACTTCTATATTAATGAAAGATGGAATCATTCAAGAAATTAATACTGGAATGAGTTTATCAGTGCGAATAAGAGTTTTAAATAATGGTGCATGGGGATTTGCACATACAACAGACTTATCTAAACTTAATGAAATAACAAAAACAGCAATTAAAATTTCTAATTCACTTAAAGGAGATGAAAAGTTAAGTGAAGAAGAAATAATAAAAGATAAAATTGCTGTTGATGTTAAAATACCATTTAATGAAATATCAATAGATGAAAAAAAAGAAATAATGAAATATGCGAGTGATTCGGCCAATATTGATAAAATTAATAGTACTACAGTTAGCTATGGAAATTCTGAAGTTGAAGAAATATTTTTAAATAGTGAAGGAAGTAACATCCAAGTTAAAACCTCAAGAGTTAGAATGGCATTAAATGCCTCTGCAACAAATGGAGAAATCATTCAATTTGGACATGGGAGTCTTGGAGGAGTTAAAGGATTTGAAATAATAGCTGATGCAGATATTGAAGAATTTGGAAGAAAAATTGGTCAAAAAGCTGTCAGATTGTTAGATGCTAAAGCTGCACCATCTGGAAGATTCCAAGTTATTACCGATCCTGAACTAACAGGTGTTTTAATACATGAAGCTTTAGGTCATGCAACAGAAGGAGACTTAATCTTACAAAATGATTCCATACTTAAAGATAAACTCGGAAGCAAAATTGCCTCAGATATTGTGAATATATATGATAATGCAACACTTAAAAATGGCTTTGGATATTATCCATATGATGCTGAAGGAATTAAAACAACACCTAATCAATTAGTTAAAGATGGAGAATTAGTATCTCTTTTAAATTCCAGAGAAACAGCAGCAAAATTAGGTATGAAATCCTCTGGAAATGCAAGATCATCCATATCTGACCAGCCAATTGTAAGAATGAGCAATACTTATTTAGAACCTGGAGATATGAATTTTGATGAACTTATAGAAGATGTTTCAGATGGAATTTACCTTAAAGGATCAAGAGGTGGACAAGTAGATACTGGTAAAGGAATTTTCCAATTCAATGCAGTTGAAGGATTTAAAATTGAAAATGGAGAACTAACAACACCACTAAGGGATGTTTCATTATCAGGAAATATTTTGGAAACTTTAAAAAATGTAGATGCATTAGGAAATGATTTTAAACTTAGTGTGGGTTACTGTGGAAAAGATGGGCAAACAGCACCAGTAGGAGATGGTGGACCACATACAAGAATTTTAAATACAATGGTAGGAGGAATGGGTTAA
- the ade gene encoding adenine deaminase, translating to MTFTAYILDVLTDSVYPAKITIENGIFKEIIPIAVESEFKADIEGLILPGFIDSHIHIESTMLTPAQFAKIAVRHGTTSVVCDPHEIANVCGIEGIEFMIKNAQTVPFNFYFTAPSCVPATNFETSGAVLDSSDMEFLLEKDEIVALGEMMNFPGVINGDVEVLRKLELANEYNKPVDGHAPMLSGKDLDKYIEQYIITDHECSSFGEAIEKKHKGMKIMVRDGSSAKNMEALFDFTERVNYWRNQDSFGIIPTEILERRIHSPIFDFIVSDDKHPNDLTKGHLNKSIQKACELEVDIIKAIEMVTINPASHYNIDAGTIVKGAKADFIVVDNLVDLNVLKTYIGGQCVFDGENVLFDVEEIDYKNTINVSKKEVRDFEVCFDGEECEVNVIQCFNGELITQNIKSTLKCENNIIQPDLKEDILKIAVVDRYTGDNISNAFIKGFHLKKGAIASSVSHDSHNLIVVGTNANDMANAINILIENKGGFSVAYEDMNDYLTLSVAGLMSNEDAYSVASKLDELEEIVDRFGCRLDSPFMTLSFMALLVIPSLKLSDKGLFDGDNFEFIDLIIN from the coding sequence ATGACTTTCACTGCTTATATTCTTGATGTTTTAACAGATTCTGTTTATCCAGCTAAAATAACTATTGAAAATGGGATTTTTAAAGAAATTATTCCAATAGCTGTTGAAAGTGAATTTAAAGCAGATATTGAAGGTTTAATTCTTCCAGGCTTCATTGATTCTCATATTCACATTGAAAGTACAATGCTTACACCAGCCCAATTTGCAAAAATTGCTGTTAGGCATGGTACTACTTCTGTTGTTTGTGACCCTCATGAAATAGCTAATGTTTGTGGAATTGAAGGCATTGAATTCATGATTAAAAATGCCCAAACAGTTCCTTTTAATTTTTATTTTACAGCACCATCTTGTGTTCCTGCTACTAATTTTGAAACTTCTGGAGCTGTTTTAGATAGTAGTGATATGGAATTTTTGCTTGAAAAAGATGAAATTGTTGCTTTAGGGGAAATGATGAATTTTCCAGGGGTAATTAATGGTGATGTTGAAGTTTTAAGAAAATTAGAACTAGCTAATGAATATAATAAACCAGTTGATGGTCATGCACCTATGCTTTCTGGTAAAGATTTAGATAAATATATAGAACAATATATTATCACAGATCATGAATGCAGTAGTTTTGGTGAAGCTATTGAAAAAAAACATAAAGGCATGAAAATAATGGTTCGTGATGGTTCTTCTGCTAAAAATATGGAGGCTCTTTTTGATTTCACTGAAAGAGTAAACTATTGGAGAAACCAAGACAGTTTTGGAATAATACCAACTGAAATTTTAGAGAGAAGAATTCACTCACCAATTTTTGATTTTATTGTAAGTGATGACAAACATCCTAATGATTTAACTAAAGGACATCTAAACAAATCAATTCAAAAAGCTTGTGAATTAGAAGTGGATATTATAAAAGCTATTGAAATGGTTACAATTAATCCTGCTTCTCATTATAATATAGATGCTGGAACTATTGTAAAGGGTGCTAAAGCAGATTTTATAGTAGTAGATAATTTAGTCGATTTAAATGTTTTAAAAACATATATTGGTGGACAATGTGTTTTTGATGGAGAAAATGTCTTATTTGATGTTGAAGAGATAGATTATAAAAACACTATCAATGTTTCTAAAAAAGAGGTTCGTGATTTTGAAGTATGTTTTGATGGTGAAGAATGCGAAGTTAATGTTATTCAATGTTTTAATGGTGAATTAATAACTCAAAACATTAAATCAACTTTAAAGTGTGAAAATAATATTATTCAACCAGACTTAAAAGAAGATATTTTAAAAATAGCTGTTGTTGATAGGTATACTGGGGATAATATTTCAAATGCATTTATTAAGGGTTTTCACCTTAAAAAAGGTGCTATTGCATCTTCTGTTTCCCATGATTCTCATAATCTGATTGTTGTAGGGACAAATGCTAATGATATGGCTAATGCTATTAACATATTAATTGAAAATAAGGGAGGATTTTCTGTTGCTTATGAGGATATGAATGATTATTTAACTCTTTCTGTTGCGGGTTTAATGAGTAATGAGGATGCATATAGTGTAGCTTCTAAATTAGATGAACTTGAAGAAATTGTTGATAGATTTGGATGTCGTCTTGATTCTCCATTCATGACATTATCATTCATGGCTCTTTTGGTAATTCCTTCTTTAAAACTTTCAGATAAAGGATTATTTGATGGAGATAATTTTGAATTTATTGATTTAATTATTAATTAA
- the speB gene encoding agmatinase, translating to MLLNTYEPWKFAFSSENDFENIRENSYGIIGVPFDSTTSYHSGTRLGPIVVREASFGLEKFNTIFNKELTANFYDFGDVNVVYGNCKATCDIVEETVCELADLKIKPIIIGGEHSVSIGAIKALFNQYGSLTVIHLDAHRDLAFDFIGEKYSHATVMRRAHEIGCDLVQIGIRSSSIDEEEFVKSTYNIQTFKNKDVHKHMDAIEYYVSNIDGPIYLSIDMDVVDPSIAPNVGNPVPAGLFISEIEDLLQAASHKNIVGFDVVETASDKLGDVTAVVAAKIIHDFLTLID from the coding sequence ATGCTATTAAACACTTACGAACCTTGGAAATTTGCATTTTCTAGTGAAAATGATTTTGAAAATATTCGTGAGAATTCATATGGTATAATTGGAGTTCCATTTGACAGCACTACTTCTTATCATTCTGGAACTCGTTTGGGTCCAATTGTTGTTCGTGAAGCATCATTTGGCCTTGAAAAATTTAATACTATTTTTAATAAAGAATTAACAGCTAATTTTTATGATTTTGGAGATGTTAATGTAGTTTATGGTAATTGTAAAGCAACATGTGACATTGTAGAAGAAACTGTTTGTGAATTAGCTGATTTAAAAATTAAACCAATTATAATTGGTGGAGAACATTCTGTATCTATCGGAGCTATTAAAGCACTTTTTAATCAATATGGTAGTTTGACAGTTATACATTTAGATGCTCATAGAGATTTAGCTTTTGATTTTATTGGTGAGAAGTATTCTCATGCAACTGTTATGAGGAGAGCTCATGAAATTGGTTGCGATTTGGTTCAAATTGGAATTAGGTCATCGTCTATTGATGAAGAGGAATTTGTAAAATCAACGTATAATATTCAAACATTTAAAAATAAAGATGTTCATAAACATATGGATGCTATTGAGTATTATGTATCTAATATTGATGGTCCTATTTATTTATCTATTGATATGGATGTAGTTGATCCATCTATTGCTCCTAATGTGGGTAATCCAGTTCCTGCAGGATTGTTTATTTCTGAGATAGAAGATTTACTTCAGGCTGCATCTCATAAAAATATTGTTGGTTTTGATGTTGTAGAAACAGCTAGTGACAAATTAGGTGATGTTACTGCAGTTGTTGCGGCTAAAATTATTCATGATTTTTTAACATTAATTGATTAA
- a CDS encoding ornithine cyclodeaminase, nickel-pincer nucleotide-dependent — translation MNKRTIELSGHIIDSLALTKTMGLIMDKGGDFDILEFEVGRKKSDTSRAKISVSAESPELLDSILDELSVLGASIAELKEVQLVASTKDKVAPEGFYSTSNHTTHILYAGDWIYVEQIEMDCLIVVDEEEKRAFVKPIDDIKAGDKIVVGLEGVKVTPPQRSRGEQEVFEFMNSEVSSEKPLMSLINGIADEIKEIKKKGGKIAIVGGPAIVHTGSGKFLASLIREGYIDVIMAGNALATHDIESNLFGTSLGIEVETGKIIAHGHTHHMRAINRINNSGSIKNAVEDGTLNGGIMYECIKNDVPFVLAGSIRDDGPLPDVITDTAKSQRIMRKYAQEVDMVIMIATMLHSIATGNLLPSKVKSICVDINPSTVTKLSDRGSAQVVGIVTDIGTFLPLLYNSLHED, via the coding sequence ATGAATAAAAGAACTATTGAACTTTCTGGCCATATTATAGATTCATTGGCTCTTACTAAGACAATGGGTTTAATTATGGACAAAGGTGGGGATTTTGATATATTAGAATTCGAAGTTGGTAGAAAAAAATCAGATACAAGCAGAGCTAAAATTTCTGTTTCTGCTGAATCTCCTGAATTGTTGGATTCAATATTAGATGAATTATCTGTTCTTGGTGCATCAATTGCAGAGTTAAAAGAAGTTCAATTAGTTGCATCAACTAAAGATAAAGTTGCTCCTGAAGGTTTTTATTCCACATCCAACCATACAACTCACATTCTTTATGCTGGGGATTGGATTTATGTAGAACAAATTGAAATGGATTGTTTGATTGTTGTTGATGAAGAAGAAAAACGAGCTTTTGTTAAACCAATAGATGATATTAAAGCTGGAGATAAAATTGTCGTTGGTCTTGAAGGAGTAAAAGTTACACCTCCTCAGAGATCAAGAGGTGAGCAAGAAGTATTTGAGTTTATGAATAGTGAAGTTTCTTCTGAAAAACCATTGATGAGTTTAATTAATGGAATTGCTGATGAAATAAAAGAAATTAAGAAAAAAGGCGGGAAAATAGCCATTGTTGGAGGGCCTGCTATTGTTCACACAGGTTCTGGTAAGTTTTTAGCATCATTAATTCGTGAAGGTTATATTGATGTTATAATGGCAGGTAATGCATTAGCTACTCATGATATTGAAAGTAATTTGTTTGGAACATCGTTAGGTATTGAGGTAGAAACTGGTAAAATTATAGCTCATGGTCATACTCATCATATGAGGGCAATTAATAGAATTAATAATTCAGGTTCTATTAAGAATGCTGTTGAGGATGGAACTTTAAATGGTGGAATCATGTATGAATGTATTAAGAATGATGTTCCATTTGTCTTAGCCGGTTCTATTCGTGATGATGGTCCTCTTCCTGATGTAATAACTGACACAGCTAAATCTCAAAGAATAATGAGAAAATACGCTCAAGAAGTTGACATGGTTATTATGATAGCTACAATGTTGCATTCGATTGCAACTGGTAATTTACTACCTTCAAAAGTAAAAAGTATTTGTGTAGATATTAATCCATCTACGGTTACTAAATTATCTGATAGAGGTAGTGCTCAGGTAGTTGGTATTGTAACAGATATTGGTACATTTTTACCTCTTCTTTATAATTCATTACATGAGGATTAA
- a CDS encoding SIS domain-containing protein, translating into MNYNMYDEMMEQPDSLRKTFESEMSKLNDVSKFVSKVDKVYLIGCGSSISTCYTIRDAIRMSSTNINIEVFTGYEFFYNKKLTKGENSIAIFASQSGETADTLASLRKANDYEINTVSISNEKDSSMIKEVKIPIVTQCGRETAILGTKTYVTQLACLYQIFFKVANYENADKLLNQLQEIPNIIENLLKTTENDNKKLAKEFKDEDIFYCMGSGPNFGLSFKLAMTMLMEGAIKHACPLYSAEFRHGLIERAEKGVPVIIFHSNFESDEITDKTIDFSNNFELKAIVYNLKDYADVDNLLSPLIFVVPLEWFVYYLAHFNGEDPGATRHIGKVRY; encoded by the coding sequence ATGAACTATAATATGTATGATGAAATGATGGAACAACCCGATTCATTAAGAAAAACATTTGAAAGTGAGATGTCTAAATTAAATGATGTTTCAAAATTTGTTTCAAAGGTTGATAAAGTTTATTTAATTGGTTGTGGAAGTTCAATTTCAACATGTTATACAATTAGAGATGCAATAAGAATGTCTTCAACCAATATCAATATTGAAGTATTTACTGGCTATGAGTTTTTTTATAATAAAAAATTAACTAAGGGTGAAAACTCAATAGCTATTTTTGCATCACAATCAGGTGAAACTGCTGATACTCTTGCATCACTTAGAAAAGCAAATGATTATGAAATTAACACGGTTTCTATTTCAAATGAAAAAGATAGTTCAATGATTAAAGAAGTTAAAATTCCTATTGTAACTCAATGTGGGAGAGAAACAGCTATTTTGGGTACTAAAACTTATGTAACTCAACTAGCATGTCTTTATCAAATCTTCTTTAAGGTAGCTAATTATGAAAATGCAGATAAACTATTAAATCAATTACAAGAAATTCCAAATATTATTGAAAATCTATTAAAAACTACTGAAAATGATAATAAAAAATTAGCTAAAGAATTTAAAGACGAAGATATTTTTTATTGTATGGGAAGTGGTCCTAACTTTGGTTTATCATTTAAATTAGCTATGACTATGCTTATGGAAGGAGCTATTAAACATGCATGCCCTCTTTATTCTGCAGAATTCAGGCATGGTTTAATTGAACGTGCAGAAAAAGGAGTTCCAGTAATTATATTCCATTCCAATTTTGAATCTGATGAAATTACTGATAAAACTATTGATTTTTCTAACAATTTTGAATTAAAAGCAATAGTTTATAATTTGAAAGATTATGCTGATGTAGATAATTTATTATCTCCATTAATATTTGTGGTTCCACTTGAATGGTTTGTATATTATTTAGCTCATTTTAATGGTGAAGATCCTGGAGCTACAAGACATATTGGCAAAGTCAGATATTAA
- a CDS encoding GMC family oxidoreductase N-terminal domain-containing protein — protein MVVIVGTGAGGGILAYELAKDNVPVTIIEKGSYIKSKYAFNYYDKYNEGIDLLTTTCVGGSTIVSMANMVRALDEELLEFGIDLSDAYEYVEKLINVKPLSDSHIGMGTQLFLDAGNKLGLNTLKMPKAIREEKCIQCGKCAFGCPVDAKWSGKDFVDKAIEYGANLITEADIVDVIVKNNSVKGLIYIKNGKEESILSDTIVLSAGAIGSTLILRKVDIEAGNEIFFDPFVSVGGYLKDIKFNSEVQMGALVIGRNFVLSPHFSSSIKGNIDVNGVSDKDILSIMVKTSDECRGYVDREGNVVKYNTINDIRYLSEGVATAGFILEKAGVDATTIASTVYRGAHPGGTAPIGKVVDNNLKTKIDGLYVCDASVLPISPGKPPILTILALSKRLSDYLKK, from the coding sequence ATGGTCGTGATAGTAGGTACTGGTGCAGGTGGTGGAATTCTTGCTTATGAACTGGCTAAGGACAATGTTCCTGTTACTATTATTGAAAAAGGATCGTATATAAAATCAAAATATGCTTTTAATTATTATGATAAGTATAATGAGGGGATTGATTTATTAACAACAACTTGTGTCGGTGGTTCAACTATTGTTTCAATGGCTAATATGGTTCGTGCATTAGATGAAGAGTTATTGGAATTTGGGATTGATTTATCAGACGCTTATGAATATGTGGAAAAATTAATTAATGTTAAACCACTTAGTGATTCTCATATAGGCATGGGAACACAGCTATTTTTAGATGCAGGTAACAAATTAGGACTAAATACTTTAAAAATGCCTAAAGCTATTCGTGAGGAAAAATGTATTCAATGTGGAAAGTGTGCATTTGGTTGTCCTGTTGATGCCAAATGGTCTGGAAAGGATTTTGTTGATAAAGCTATTGAATATGGTGCAAATTTAATTACTGAAGCTGATATTGTTGATGTAATTGTTAAAAATAATTCGGTTAAAGGATTAATTTACATTAAAAATGGTAAAGAAGAATCAATCTTATCTGACACGATTGTGTTATCTGCAGGAGCTATTGGTTCTACTTTAATTTTGCGAAAAGTAGATATTGAAGCAGGTAATGAAATATTTTTTGATCCTTTTGTTAGTGTGGGAGGTTATCTTAAAGATATTAAATTTAATTCTGAAGTTCAAATGGGTGCTTTGGTTATTGGTAGAAATTTTGTATTATCTCCTCATTTTTCATCATCTATTAAGGGCAATATTGATGTTAATGGTGTAAGTGATAAAGATATTTTAAGTATTATGGTTAAAACCTCAGATGAATGTAGAGGTTATGTGGATAGGGAAGGAAATGTTGTTAAATATAATACAATTAATGATATTAGATACTTGTCAGAAGGAGTCGCTACTGCTGGCTTTATTCTAGAAAAAGCTGGTGTAGATGCAACAACCATTGCATCAACAGTTTATAGAGGTGCGCATCCTGGAGGAACAGCACCGATTGGAAAAGTTGTTGATAATAATTTAAAAACAAAAATTGATGGTTTGTATGTTTGTGATGCAAGTGTTCTTCCAATATCTCCTGGAAAACCACCAATTCTCACAATACTTGCTTTATCAAAGAGGTTAAGTGATTATTTAAAAAAATAA
- a CDS encoding class I SAM-dependent methyltransferase, whose protein sequence is MKERVDLSGVSETMLVPLYSRALENNRENPAFYDKTAIEIINNLDYDFAERFKESKNKMNFWGCAARTIILDDEVSKYIKNNPECSVINLACGLDDRFSRVDNGKIKWYNIDFENVISLRNKLIDNHDRVLNISSSALDFNWIDKIENKDNVLIIAEGFLMYLSEEKVKKLFFKISESFGKVELLIELMTPWMVKNQKNHDTVRQTGAVFKWGIKESRDFEDLCPMFKMTGDYNLTNVMKRYSPIFITLISPFLKSRNNRIGKFKKIN, encoded by the coding sequence ATGAAAGAAAGAGTAGATTTATCTGGTGTTAGTGAAACAATGCTTGTTCCATTATATTCAAGAGCATTAGAAAATAATAGGGAAAATCCAGCATTTTATGATAAAACTGCAATTGAGATTATTAATAATCTTGATTACGATTTTGCAGAACGTTTTAAAGAGTCTAAAAATAAAATGAACTTTTGGGGATGTGCTGCAAGAACTATTATACTAGATGATGAGGTTTCTAAATATATTAAAAACAACCCTGAATGTTCTGTTATTAATTTAGCTTGTGGTTTGGATGATAGATTTAGTAGAGTAGATAATGGAAAAATAAAATGGTATAATATTGATTTTGAAAATGTTATCTCTTTGAGAAATAAATTAATAGATAATCATGATAGAGTTTTAAATATTTCATCTTCAGCTCTTGATTTTAATTGGATTGATAAAATTGAGAATAAAGATAATGTTTTAATCATAGCTGAAGGTTTTTTAATGTATTTATCTGAAGAAAAGGTAAAAAAATTATTTTTTAAAATTTCTGAAAGCTTTGGAAAAGTTGAATTACTTATAGAATTAATGACTCCTTGGATGGTAAAAAATCAAAAGAATCATGATACTGTGAGGCAAACTGGTGCAGTATTTAAATGGGGTATAAAAGAAAGTCGAGATTTTGAAGATCTCTGTCCAATGTTTAAAATGACTGGAGATTATAATTTAACTAATGTTATGAAAAGATATTCTCCAATTTTTATTACTTTAATTTCTCCATTTCTAAAATCTAGAAACAATAGAATCGGCAAATTCAAAAAAATAAATTAA